A window of the Oncorhynchus masou masou isolate Uvic2021 chromosome 13, UVic_Omas_1.1, whole genome shotgun sequence genome harbors these coding sequences:
- the tapbp.1 gene encoding TAP binding protein (tapasin), tandem duplicate 1 yields MANISTIYKLSFLAFTYFIQVYGTSCPVLECWFVQEKPGRGGGFPAAMIQEKSLLYISTESEQTKSQQGPSADISHDRVYYITDPAAILCSSSLHPPEGSVHKPQCEINPFMPQPSTVQWAVPLTDSAHSPIYLQADWYSAALQGLDGQLALSSVMRAPTATKEPTVVLSVSSRTPLVHSRLGEPVVLDCGFWAEASSPLSGSGFAVEWRYQFRGDGRLVLAYDGKTDRFAETKEKGAGLDFTALHETGNASLILQEAEVRHTGTYICTAYLPYLLAQVAVELEIVEPPSLSIFPSPLPLSVPGQVVKVQCEASGFFPLSLEFYWELTGPDGKVRPLGQGSVTGHRQGPDNTYSQTTRLDLDSAKLDLGRGGEVTCVAVHPGGTRRASVTLNVIGVNGPSIEDSMAMVAVALGLYGLIKIVSWTFSSGSDDTNSQEKKVK; encoded by the exons CTGTCCAGTTCTGGAGTGCTGGTTTGTCCAGGAGAAACCAGGTCGAGGTGGGGGATTCCCTGCTGCAATGATTCAGGAGAAGTCACTGCTGTATATCAGTACAGAGAGTGAACAAACCAAGTCACAGCAGGGACCATCTGCAGACATCAGCCATGATAGAGTCTACTACATCACTG aTCCAGCAGCCATCCTCTGCAGTTCCTCTCTGCACCCACCAGAGGGCTCAGTCCATAAACCACAGTGTGAGATAAACCCCTTCATGCCCCAGCCCTCCACCGTTCAATGGGCAGTCCCGCTCACTGACTCTGCCCACAGTCCTATCTACCTGCAAGCTGACTGGTACTCTGCAGCCTTGCAGGGCCTGGACGGACAGCTGGCCCTATCCAGTGTCATGCGTGCTCCCACGGCAACCAAGGAACCCACTG tggtGCTCAGTGTGTCCAGTCGAACCCCCTTGGTCCATTCCAGACTCGGGGAACCGGTGGTTCTAGACTGTGGGTTCTGGGCGGaagcctcttctcctctctctggctcGGGCTTCGCCGTGGAGTGGCGCTACCAGTTCAGGGGCGATGGCCGTCTGGTCCTGGCCTACGACGGCAAGACTGACCGATTTGCCGAGACCAAGGAAAAGGGAGCGGGGCTAGACTTCACGGCTCTGCATGAGACAGGAAATGCCTCACTGATCCTGCAGGAAGCTGAAGTGCGCCACACAGGGACCTACATCTGCACGGCGTACTTGCCCTATCTCCTGGCTCAGGTGGCAGTGGAGCTGGAGATTGTAG aGCCTCCGTCCctctccatcttcccctccccgctccctctctccgTGCCCGGACAGGTGGTGAAGGTGCAATGCGAGGCGTCAGgattcttccccctctccctggaGTTCTACTGGGAGTTAACAGGGCCTGACGGTAAGGTCAGGCCCCTGGGTCAGGGCAGCGTGACAGGCCACAGGCAGGGCCCAGACAACACCTACAGCCAGACCACCCGTCTGGATTTAGACTCAGCCAAGCTGGACCTTGGCCGTGGAGGGGAGGTCACCTGTGTGGCCGTCCATCCTGGAGGCACCCGGCGGGCCAGCGTCACCCTCAATGTCATCG GTGTTAATGGTCCCTCCATTGAAGACTCCATGGCGATGGTTGCCGTGGCCCTGGGGCTCTATGGTTTGATCAAGATCGTCTCCTGGACATTTAGCTCTG GGTCCGATGATACTAACTCACAAGAGAAG AAAGTGAAGTAA